A part of Capsicum annuum cultivar UCD-10X-F1 chromosome 6, UCD10Xv1.1, whole genome shotgun sequence genomic DNA contains:
- the LOC107873824 gene encoding histone H4 gives MSGRGKGGKGLGKGGAKRHRKVLRDNIQGITKPAIRRLARRGGVKRISGLIYEETRGVLKIFLENVIRDSVTYTEHARRKTVTAMDVVYALKRQGRTLYGFGG, from the coding sequence ATGTCTGGTCGTGGAAAGGGAGGCAAAGGATTGGGAAAGGGAGGAGCCAAGAGGCACAGGAAGGTTCTGAGAGACAACATCCAGGGAATTACCAAGCCAGCTATTCGTAGGCTTGCTCGTAGGGGTGGTGTGAAGCGTATCTCCGGTCTGATCTACGAGGAAACCCGTGGAGTTCTCAAGATCTTTTTGGAGAACGTGATTCGTGATTCAGTTACCTACACTGAGCATGCCAGGAGGAAGACTGTTACTGCTATGGATGTTGTTTATGCCCTCAAGAGGCAGGGAAGAACTCTCTATGGATTTGGTGGTTAG